A window from Felis catus isolate Fca126 chromosome B1, F.catus_Fca126_mat1.0, whole genome shotgun sequence encodes these proteins:
- the LOC123384826 gene encoding putative protein FAM90A13P, with protein sequence MVCRTPRPVEEDPRVKCKNCRAFGHKASGSWCTMRHWDGPRAPQAWDSRKLRENLEPRRMWNTGNAAPSTSQGLSCRREGQRRKALFQRFSRRRPGRQQRTWRESTEPCDYERHPHRPMPVYTTKRVSVLEPHVPAEPTSRTPDTTQLSPSAAPLGRPVASTFPPAGRQDAQQVGTPAPPAPPAPAHQRSAWDPGLSVQLRQHRPRCASLEGLQTVSRAQGTGHAQAPAKHPEVSSDPPLTRLAPSPQPHIQTPGKRWAPLPDNTCQNPRKKPRWTPFHQPHKSTGCPRVGLCQSLCRPERRRACGLKGAAHVLRKSPALVQSMSLQPPHPQPQLDTLQACTMALCPPCPQAPSQPMGMVFSRLDKGSWNSRFIAAPCLAPPETPAPTGQVPPITHQSEGGCVCIRLSVLFDHLQLSSSSDECNWQ encoded by the exons ATGGTGTGCAGGACTCCCAGGCCAGTGGAGGAAGATCCTAGG GTAAAGTGTAAGAACTGCAGAGCCTTTGGGCACAAAGCATCAGGCAGCTGGTGCACCATGAGACACTGGGATGGGCCGCGGGCCCCCCAGGCCTGGGACTCCAGGAAGCTGAGGGAGAATCTGGAACCAAGGAGAATGTGGAACACAGGCAATGCAGCTCCTTCTACTTCCCAAGGTTTGTCGTGTAGACGAGAAGGTCAGCGGAGGAAGGCGCTGTTCCAGAGATTCTCCAGGAGACGCCCAGGAAGGCAGCAGCGAACCTGGAGGGAATCCACAGAACCCTGTGACTATGAGAGG CATCCGCACAGGCCGATGCCTGTGTACACCACCAAGAGGGTGTCTGTGCTGGAGCCGCACGTCCCGGCTGAGCCTACTAGCAGGACACCTGACACGACACAGCTGTCCCCGTCGGCTGCTCCTCTCGGGAGACCTGTGGCAAGCACCTTCCCGCCTGCTGGCCGACAGGATGCCCAGCAAGTGGggacccctgcccctcctgccccgccTGCCCCAGCACACCAACGCTCTGCCTGGGATCCAGGCCTCAGTGTCCAGCTGAGACAACACCGGCCCCGATGTGCCTCCCTTGAAGGTCTCCAGACTGTCTCTAGGGCGCAGGGCACTGGCCATGCCCAGGCACCAGCCAAGCATCCTGAGGTGAGCTCTGATCCTCCTCTAACCCGTTTGGCTCCGAGTCCTCAGCCCCACATCCAGACACCAGGCAAGAGATGGGCCCCGCTCCCCGACAACACGTGCCAGAACCCTCGAAAGAAACCACGATGGACCCCCTTTCATCAACCCCACAAGAGCACAGGATGCCCCCGTGTGGGGCTTTGCCAGAGTCTGTGTCGTCCAGAAAGGAGAAGGGCATGTGGTCTCAAGGGGGCAGCCCACGTGCTCAGGAAGTCACCCGCCTTAGTGCAAAGCATGagcctccagcctccccacccccaacctcaaTTGGACACTCTCCAGGCATGCACCATGGCCCTGTGTCCACCCTGTCCACAGGCACCCAGCCAGCCCATGGGAATGGTCTTCAGCCGCCTGGATAAAGGCAGCTGGAACTCCAGGTTCATAGCAGCTCCCTGTCTGGCACCTCCCGAGACGCCAGCCCCCACTGGTCAGGTCCCTCCCATCACACACCAGTCTGAAGGAGGCTGTGTGTGCATCCGATTGAGTGTCCTCTTTGATCACCTGCAGCTTTCATCATCCTCAGATGAGTGCAATTGGCAGTGA